In Chaetodon auriga isolate fChaAug3 chromosome 7, fChaAug3.hap1, whole genome shotgun sequence, a genomic segment contains:
- the LOC143323786 gene encoding lysosomal amino acid transporter 1 homolog, with product MTTVRFPGKSADVAAANWTAPALGRPVCVNGTPWILYLLEECVDNVWEYCSVVIGLISMFCFLLSTLPQLYEAYRNGKVEEAMSFGFLFFLLSGDLTSFVGCYLTSQLPIQVVTVVFYIFTDLILISQFLYYKIKNSSGRKSPVLKWLCFMWCGAVSLVLLALPKLIIDNSTTLDTQSPAASKSVEITGYVCGYLASILYLCSRFPQLYKNFQRQSTQGTSYLLFALAMMGNGTYGLSVIVVLPSLKGSKQTFIIKHLAWLIGSLGVLVLDLLVTSQFIMYRNNYPAKSSALLDVPEVEPLLCDEVELSVL from the exons ATGACCACCGTGCGCTTCCCCGGGAAGAGTGCGGACGTGGCCGCCGCCAACTGGACGGCTCCGGCGCTGGGCCGGCCAGTGTGCGTCAACGGGACGCCGTGGATCCTTTACCTGCTGGAGGAGTGTGTGGATAATGTGTGGGAGTACTGCAGCGTGGTGATAGGACTCAtatccatgttttgttttctgctgtccaCTTTGCC GCAGCTCTATGAAGCCTATCGGAATGGTAAAGTGGAGGAGGCCATGTCTTTtggctttcttttcttcctcctcagtggAGACCTGACCAGCTTTGTCGGCTGCTACCTCACCAGCCAGCTGCCCATtcag GTAGTCACAGTGGTGTTCTACATCTTCACAGACCTGATTCTCATCTCCCAGTTTCTCTACTATAAGATCAAGAACAGCTCCGGCAGAA AAAGCCCTGTGTTGAAGTGGCTGTGCTTCATGTGGTGTGGTGCTGTTTCATTAGTTCTCCTGGCTTTACCCAAACTCATCATAGACAATAGTACAACTTTGGACACCCAG AGTCCAGCTGCCTCCAAATCAGTGGAAATCACTGGCTATGTATGCGGATACTTGGCATCTATCCTCTACCTCTGCTCTCGTTTCCCCCAGCTCTATAAAAAT TTCCAGCGGCAGTCTACACAGGGCACCTCCTACCTGTTGTTTGCTCTGGCCATGATGGGCAATGGCACATATGGGTTGAGCGTCATCGTGGTCCTGCCTTCACTGAAGGGCTCCAAACAGACCTTCATCATCAAACATCTGGCCTGGCTCATTGGCAGCCTGGGAGTCCTCGTACTGGATTTACTT GTGACTTCCCAGTTCATCATGTACAGGAATAACTACCCTGCCAAAAGCAGCGCGCTGCTCGACGTCCCAGAGGTGGAACCTCTTCTGTGTGACGAAGTGGAACTGTCGGTGTTATAG